Proteins encoded within one genomic window of Formosa agariphila KMM 3901:
- the argS gene encoding arginine--tRNA ligase, producing MSIQESLTQHVKQAVKSIYNAELEAVEFQSTRKEFEGDITVVVFPMLRVVKGNPVQIGEAIGAYLLKEVEAVTGYNVVKGFLNIVIADTYYQNWFNSIKSDDTFGYVTPSEDDKAIMVEYSSPNTNKPLHLGHIRNNLLGYSVAEILKASGKNVYKTQIINDRGIHICKSMLAWKRFGDGETPESTGLKGDKLVGNYYVKFDQEYKKEIEALKAEGLSEDDAKKQAPILLAAQDMLLKWEAGDEDVVSLWKTMNQWVYDGFEVSYKNLGVDFDCYYYESDTYLLGKEFVAEGLKTGVFFKKEDGSVWCDLTDEGLDEKIVLRSDGTAVYMTQDIGTAIQRIKDYPNVGGLVYTVGNEQDYHFKVLFLILQKLGFEWSKNLFHLSYGMVDLPSGKMKSREGTVVDADDLISEMAETAGEISEDLGKLDGYSQDEKNILYSTIGLGALKYYILKVDPKKRILFDPKESIDFQGNTGPFIQYTYARIQSIIRKADFDYTVETPKIELHEKEKSLLKQLQLFPETIQLAAVQYSPAIIANYTYDLVKEFNSFYQNVSILGADDLNEKIFRVQLAQAVSTTIKNAFSLLGIQVPERM from the coding sequence ATGAGTATACAAGAGTCGTTAACGCAACACGTTAAACAAGCCGTAAAATCTATATATAATGCCGAATTAGAAGCTGTAGAGTTTCAGTCTACTCGCAAAGAGTTTGAAGGTGATATTACAGTCGTTGTTTTTCCAATGTTACGCGTTGTAAAAGGTAATCCAGTTCAAATAGGTGAAGCTATTGGAGCATATTTACTTAAAGAAGTTGAAGCTGTTACAGGCTACAATGTGGTTAAAGGATTCCTTAATATTGTAATTGCCGATACTTATTATCAAAATTGGTTTAATAGTATAAAATCTGATGATACTTTTGGATATGTTACACCAAGTGAGGATGATAAAGCTATTATGGTGGAATATTCTTCGCCTAACACAAATAAACCATTGCACCTAGGGCACATTAGAAATAATTTATTAGGATATAGTGTAGCCGAAATTTTAAAGGCATCTGGTAAAAACGTCTATAAAACTCAAATTATAAACGACCGTGGTATTCATATTTGTAAAAGTATGCTAGCTTGGAAACGTTTTGGTGATGGTGAAACGCCAGAGAGTACAGGATTAAAAGGTGATAAGTTGGTTGGAAATTATTACGTAAAATTCGACCAAGAATATAAAAAAGAGATTGAAGCATTAAAAGCAGAAGGACTTTCTGAAGATGATGCTAAAAAACAAGCACCTATTTTATTAGCAGCACAAGACATGTTGTTAAAGTGGGAGGCCGGAGACGAAGACGTTGTATCGCTTTGGAAAACCATGAACCAATGGGTTTACGATGGTTTTGAGGTGTCTTATAAAAATTTAGGTGTAGATTTCGATTGTTATTATTACGAAAGTGATACGTATTTATTAGGAAAGGAGTTTGTTGCAGAAGGTTTAAAAACGGGTGTATTCTTTAAAAAGGAAGATGGTTCTGTATGGTGCGATTTAACGGATGAAGGTTTAGACGAGAAAATCGTATTACGTTCAGACGGAACTGCGGTTTACATGACACAGGATATTGGTACCGCTATTCAGCGTATAAAAGATTATCCAAATGTTGGCGGACTAGTTTATACGGTAGGTAACGAGCAAGATTATCATTTTAAAGTCTTGTTTTTAATCTTACAGAAATTAGGTTTCGAATGGTCTAAAAATTTATTCCACTTAAGTTATGGGATGGTAGATTTACCAAGCGGAAAAATGAAAAGTAGAGAAGGAACTGTTGTAGATGCCGACGATTTAATTTCTGAAATGGCAGAAACAGCAGGCGAAATTTCTGAAGATTTAGGGAAATTGGATGGGTATTCTCAAGATGAAAAAAATATACTATATAGCACCATTGGTCTAGGTGCATTAAAATATTACATCTTAAAAGTAGATCCTAAGAAACGTATTTTATTTGATCCTAAAGAATCTATCGATTTTCAAGGAAATACAGGGCCGTTTATTCAGTACACTTATGCTAGAATTCAGTCTATCATTAGAAAAGCAGATTTCGATTATACCGTTGAAACGCCTAAAATAGAATTACACGAGAAAGAAAAATCGCTATTAAAACAATTGCAACTGTTCCCAGAAACCATTCAATTGGCGGCGGTTCAATACAGTCCAGCAATTATTGCGAATTATACTTACGATTTGGTTAAGGAATTTAATTCATTTTACCAAAATGTATCTATTCTAGGAGCAGACGATTTAAATGAAAAAATATTTAGAGTACAGTTAGCACAAGCAGTATCTACAACTATAAAAAATGCATTTAGTTTATTAGGAATTCAAGTTCCTGAGCGTATGTAA
- a CDS encoding carbon-nitrogen hydrolase family protein, whose protein sequence is MEDIENIELAYLSLDDYQELKAAMIESYTSMPDSYWREHQIETLITQFPEGQVVIKINNQIAGCALSIIVDYSQFDNAHTYKDITGNYTFSTHNKDGDVIYGVDVFIKPEFRGLRLGRRLYDYRKELCERLNLRGLAFGGRIPNYHKYSSALSPKEYIDKVKRKEIHDPVLNFQISNDFHPTRVLKNYLEGDSNSEDYAVLLEWDNIYYEKKETKAATTKKIVRLGLIQWQMRPYNDLDELMQQAEYFVDAVSGYRSDFALFPEFFNAPLMADDNHLSEPDAIRNLAEHTAEIVLRFSKLAISYNINIITGSMPEIAEDNRLYNVGYLCRRDGTTERYEKLHVTPDEAKVWGMEGGYKLEAFDTDCGKIGILICYDSEFPELSRLLADQGMDILFVPFLTDTQNGYSRVRHCAQARAIENECYVAIAGSVGNLPKVHNMDIQFAQSMVFTPCDFAFPANGIKAEATPNTEMILIADVDIDLLRNLNQFGSVKNLRDRRKDIFELRKK, encoded by the coding sequence ATGGAAGATATTGAAAATATTGAATTAGCGTATTTAAGTCTTGACGATTATCAGGAACTTAAGGCCGCAATGATTGAGTCGTACACAAGCATGCCAGATTCTTATTGGCGTGAACATCAAATAGAAACCTTAATCACACAATTTCCCGAAGGACAAGTTGTTATTAAAATAAACAACCAAATTGCAGGTTGTGCACTGTCTATAATTGTAGATTATAGTCAGTTTGACAATGCACATACCTATAAAGATATTACAGGAAATTATACTTTTAGCACGCACAATAAAGATGGAGACGTTATTTATGGTGTAGATGTGTTTATAAAACCCGAATTTAGAGGCTTACGTTTAGGGAGACGTCTTTACGATTACCGTAAAGAATTATGCGAGCGTCTTAATTTAAGAGGTCTAGCCTTTGGTGGTCGCATCCCTAATTACCATAAATATTCTAGCGCACTTTCTCCTAAAGAATATATAGACAAAGTAAAACGTAAAGAAATTCACGATCCTGTTTTAAACTTTCAAATCTCTAACGATTTTCACCCGACTCGAGTGCTTAAAAATTACTTAGAAGGCGATAGCAATTCTGAAGACTATGCTGTGCTTTTAGAGTGGGATAATATTTATTACGAAAAGAAAGAAACCAAAGCGGCTACTACAAAAAAGATTGTGCGTTTAGGGTTAATTCAGTGGCAAATGCGTCCTTACAACGATTTGGATGAGTTGATGCAACAAGCAGAATATTTTGTCGATGCCGTTTCTGGATACAGAAGTGATTTCGCCTTGTTTCCTGAATTCTTTAATGCACCGTTAATGGCAGACGATAACCATTTATCGGAACCTGATGCGATTAGAAATTTAGCCGAACATACTGCCGAGATCGTATTGCGGTTCTCTAAGCTGGCTATTTCTTATAACATCAATATTATTACGGGAAGTATGCCGGAAATCGCCGAGGATAACCGACTGTATAATGTGGGATATTTATGTAGACGAGATGGAACTACCGAACGCTACGAAAAGCTTCACGTTACACCAGACGAAGCTAAAGTTTGGGGTATGGAAGGCGGTTACAAACTAGAAGCTTTCGACACCGATTGTGGTAAAATTGGTATTTTAATATGTTACGATTCTGAATTCCCTGAATTAAGTAGGTTGTTAGCCGATCAGGGTATGGACATTTTATTCGTACCATTCTTAACCGATACACAAAACGGATATTCTCGAGTTAGACATTGCGCACAAGCACGTGCCATTGAAAACGAGTGTTATGTAGCTATTGCAGGAAGCGTTGGTAACTTACCTAAAGTACACAATATGGATATACAATTTGCGCAATCTATGGTATTTACGCCTTGTGATTTTGCCTTTCCTGCAAACGGAATTAAGGCAGAAGCAACACCAAACACCGAAATGATTTTAATAGCAGATGTCGATATTGACTTACTTAGAAATCTTAACCAATTTGGAAGCGTTAAAAACCTTAGAGATAGACGAAAAGACATTTTCGAATTAAGAAAAAAATAG
- a CDS encoding HAD family hydrolase gives MSKYKCVIFDCDGVLVDSEALSNGVLSDLANQYGANLDLNAAIKLFKGCSMNTCIEKIETLINKPLPEDFEAQYRTLSMEAFKAHIKPIEGIKEVLDQLELPFCVASSALEAKMRLNLGLTGLLDRFEGRLFSCYTIQKWKPDPAIFLWAAESMGFKPEECVVIEDSYSGVTAAKAGGFDVFGYTADDIHNQLKGYPTLEFNHMNQLLDLIQNAK, from the coding sequence ATGAGTAAGTATAAATGTGTCATTTTCGATTGCGATGGTGTATTAGTGGATAGTGAAGCCCTAAGTAATGGAGTGTTGTCTGATTTAGCCAATCAATATGGTGCAAATTTAGATTTAAACGCCGCAATTAAATTATTTAAAGGCTGTTCTATGAATACGTGTATCGAAAAAATAGAAACTTTAATTAATAAGCCTTTACCTGAAGATTTCGAGGCTCAATATAGAACGTTAAGTATGGAAGCTTTTAAAGCCCATATAAAACCTATAGAAGGTATTAAAGAGGTTCTCGATCAATTAGAGTTACCCTTTTGTGTGGCATCGAGCGCACTTGAAGCTAAAATGAGGCTGAATTTAGGATTAACAGGATTACTCGATAGGTTTGAGGGACGTTTATTTAGTTGTTATACGATTCAGAAATGGAAACCAGACCCAGCGATATTTTTATGGGCAGCAGAATCTATGGGGTTTAAACCAGAAGAATGTGTGGTTATAGAAGATAGTTATTCGGGAGTTACAGCGGCAAAAGCAGGCGGATTTGATGTGTTTGGTTACACTGCAGACGATATCCATAATCAGTTAAAAGGCTATCCAACTTTAGAATTCAATCATATGAACCAATTATTAGATTTAATTCAAAACGCAAAATAA
- a CDS encoding SDR family NAD(P)-dependent oxidoreductase, with translation MKNVIITGTSRGIGLELVKFFAEAGHRVLALSRNDKPVTDLKLKHVTTFCFDLEHDADFDKVETYIKSNWEQVDILIHNAGALVSKPFSELTKSDFQTVYNANVFGVAQLTQTVLPFMVKGSHMVTVSSMGGIQGSMKFPGLAAYSSSKGAVITLSEVLAEEYKDSGIAFNVLALGAVQTEMLEEAFPGYIAPTTAEGMASYIFNFSLTGQAFYNGKVLQVSSTTP, from the coding sequence ATGAAAAACGTTATTATAACAGGAACAAGTCGTGGTATTGGTTTAGAACTTGTAAAGTTTTTTGCTGAAGCAGGACATCGCGTATTGGCTTTATCTAGGAATGACAAACCGGTTACCGATTTAAAGTTGAAACATGTAACAACGTTTTGTTTCGATTTAGAACATGATGCTGATTTTGATAAAGTAGAAACTTACATAAAATCAAATTGGGAACAAGTCGATATTTTAATCCATAATGCAGGAGCTTTGGTTAGCAAACCATTTTCAGAATTAACAAAATCCGACTTCCAAACAGTGTATAATGCTAATGTTTTTGGAGTAGCTCAGTTAACACAAACCGTACTTCCGTTTATGGTTAAAGGTAGCCATATGGTTACCGTTAGTTCTATGGGCGGCATTCAAGGCAGTATGAAATTCCCTGGCTTAGCAGCTTACAGCTCTAGTAAAGGTGCCGTAATTACGTTGTCAGAAGTATTAGCAGAAGAATATAAAGATTCCGGAATTGCATTTAATGTATTGGCTTTAGGTGCCGTGCAAACAGAAATGTTAGAGGAAGCATTTCCAGGCTATATCGCACCAACAACAGCAGAAGGTATGGCGAGTTATATTTTCAATTTTTCATTAACAGGTCAGGCCTTCTATAATGGGAAAGTCTTACAAGTGTCCTCTACAACACCATAA
- a CDS encoding tetratricopeptide repeat-containing sensor histidine kinase, with the protein MRKIITLIILLTVTLGFAQTKNIDSLTVELAFQKTDTSKIKTSIKLVKELYNHKEYNLALKYVLEADKLASKLNYTPGQSQTAYLKALIYNKKEDYINAINHFSEAKILFKSLQDTLAIARVNNQVGLIEISRGYYKQGFAHTLSAIQELEKRNLETELKETYQGLAKAYSDKKIYDKAIEYNLKRLKIEELQADKNAIIEVNKNLAALYSVEKEHRKAIDYYERILLFNHTDTDSLRSVILPKLGFEYLQFREFDKAGAYLSEGIKLNRELNNIPELIETLNTSGELNFKKSKSKLAEKQLLEAFSLLKRYENKTEELKNYRLLKSIDSTQRDYQRAFMWQNKFHTLRDSLQRAELQFATNQNQIQILENFDTIQEISNENMNRASKTDVVMFNDNQDRIDKLQIINYILLAGFAILSTFLVVVYLNRDKRIKYTYELEAKTKKIELQNEAILEQTAHLEHINHVKDRLFSIVSHDLKDSLTSINGFIDLLKDGSLTRQEFDRLIPELSENANSATLLLFNLLNWSKSQMESLEPNASLFDIREVVLDKIKLVEHKLIDKQIELIDNTLRDFVYADYSMVEIIIQNLLTNAVKFSKPGDSITISNHINNGNTIISIEDTGVGISKENIKKLFHGNTFTTKGTKNEKGTGLGLSICKELVDLNHGKIWVESVENAGSTFYIELPKEKKVVAPELSLG; encoded by the coding sequence ATGAGAAAGATAATTACACTAATTATTCTTTTAACTGTAACGCTTGGATTTGCCCAAACCAAGAATATAGATAGCCTGACTGTAGAGTTGGCCTTCCAGAAGACAGATACTTCTAAAATTAAAACGTCTATAAAACTTGTAAAAGAATTATACAACCATAAAGAATACAATCTCGCTTTAAAATATGTTCTCGAGGCAGATAAATTAGCTTCAAAATTAAATTACACTCCTGGCCAAAGTCAGACAGCTTACTTAAAAGCACTGATTTACAATAAGAAAGAAGATTATATAAATGCGATAAATCATTTTTCTGAAGCAAAAATTCTATTTAAATCCTTACAAGACACTCTAGCCATTGCCCGAGTTAATAACCAAGTCGGTTTAATTGAAATTTCACGCGGTTACTATAAACAAGGTTTTGCACATACATTATCTGCAATTCAAGAGTTAGAGAAAAGAAATCTAGAAACCGAACTTAAAGAAACATATCAAGGTTTAGCAAAAGCATATTCTGATAAAAAAATATACGACAAAGCTATTGAATACAACCTTAAACGCTTAAAAATCGAAGAGCTTCAAGCTGATAAAAATGCAATTATTGAAGTTAACAAAAACTTAGCTGCATTATATTCTGTTGAAAAAGAACACCGAAAAGCAATAGATTATTACGAACGTATTTTATTATTTAATCATACGGATACAGATTCATTACGTTCTGTCATTCTACCAAAATTAGGATTCGAATACTTACAATTTAGAGAATTTGATAAAGCAGGTGCTTACCTTTCTGAAGGTATTAAACTAAATAGGGAATTAAATAACATTCCAGAATTAATAGAAACTTTAAATACTAGCGGTGAGCTTAATTTTAAAAAAAGTAAATCTAAATTAGCAGAGAAACAATTATTGGAGGCGTTTTCACTTTTAAAACGCTATGAGAATAAAACCGAAGAACTTAAAAACTATAGGCTTTTAAAATCTATAGATTCTACCCAAAGAGACTACCAACGTGCTTTTATGTGGCAGAATAAATTTCATACCCTTAGAGACAGTCTACAACGTGCAGAATTACAATTCGCGACAAATCAAAATCAAATTCAAATATTAGAAAATTTCGATACTATACAGGAAATTTCTAATGAAAACATGAATCGAGCTTCTAAAACAGATGTTGTTATGTTTAACGACAATCAAGATAGAATAGATAAACTTCAAATTATAAATTACATCCTTCTTGCGGGTTTTGCCATTTTATCTACATTTCTAGTTGTTGTGTATTTAAACCGAGACAAACGCATAAAATACACTTATGAACTTGAAGCTAAAACTAAAAAAATTGAACTTCAGAACGAAGCTATTTTAGAACAAACAGCGCATTTAGAACATATAAATCACGTAAAAGACAGACTCTTTTCTATTGTATCTCACGATTTAAAAGATTCGTTAACCTCTATTAACGGATTTATAGATTTATTAAAAGATGGCTCGTTAACCCGTCAAGAATTTGACCGCTTAATTCCAGAATTAAGTGAAAACGCTAACAGCGCAACACTTTTACTCTTTAATTTATTGAACTGGTCGAAGTCTCAAATGGAGTCTCTAGAACCTAATGCCAGCCTATTTGATATTCGAGAAGTGGTACTCGATAAAATTAAATTAGTAGAACATAAGCTTATTGACAAGCAGATTGAATTGATAGATAATACACTTCGTGATTTTGTTTATGCCGATTACAGTATGGTCGAAATTATAATTCAGAATCTACTTACTAACGCGGTTAAGTTTAGTAAACCTGGAGATAGTATTACCATTTCGAATCATATAAATAATGGCAATACAATAATTAGTATAGAAGATACGGGTGTAGGAATCTCTAAAGAAAATATTAAAAAATTATTTCACGGAAACACCTTTACAACCAAAGGTACAAAAAATGAAAAAGGAACCGGTTTAGGCCTTTCTATCTGTAAGGAATTAGTCGATTTAAACCACGGTAAAATCTGGGTAGAAAGTGTAGAAAATGCAGGTAGTACATTTTATATTGAATTACCTAAAGAAAAGAAAGTTGTTGCTCCAGAATTAAGCCTTGGGTAA
- a CDS encoding DUF481 domain-containing protein, translated as MLAHIKLPKASTLFFFLAFSVLSLSQINAQNDTLVLSNQDKLIGNIKEMTKGVVTIETDYSDSDFEIKWKDVIYVSSNQTYLMSLSNGRRINSKLHSKPGSENIVTLIQGDEVIETAISDVVYIKAIENNFLSRLDASLSVGFNITKTNNLTQFSILSNIGYTADKWGVTAGFNSVRSNQDDVDETKRTDANIGGKYFMKRDWYALVNATFLSNDEQLLKLRSSTQGGIGKYLIHSNRVYFSTGAGLAWTNENYTDPAIDTKNSLEAFVSLELNMFDYDDISLFSTFVVYPSLTESDRLRTDLNLNLKYDLPLDFFVQLGLTHNYDSKPIAGASTTDYIFQTTLGWELD; from the coding sequence ATGTTAGCACATATTAAGTTACCTAAGGCGTCTACTTTATTCTTTTTTTTAGCCTTCTCAGTTTTATCACTTTCTCAAATTAATGCCCAAAACGACACGCTTGTACTCTCAAATCAAGACAAACTTATTGGAAACATTAAAGAAATGACCAAAGGTGTCGTTACTATTGAAACAGATTATAGTGACAGTGATTTTGAGATTAAATGGAAAGATGTTATTTATGTAAGTAGTAATCAAACATACTTAATGTCACTTTCTAATGGTCGTCGTATCAACAGTAAATTACATTCAAAACCAGGTTCAGAAAATATTGTAACCTTAATTCAAGGCGATGAAGTTATTGAAACAGCAATCTCAGATGTTGTTTACATTAAAGCTATCGAAAACAATTTTCTTTCACGATTAGATGCGAGTTTATCTGTTGGATTTAACATTACTAAAACCAACAACTTAACCCAATTTTCTATTTTAAGTAATATTGGATATACAGCGGATAAATGGGGAGTTACAGCGGGTTTCAACTCGGTAAGAAGTAATCAGGACGATGTTGATGAAACGAAACGTACCGATGCTAATATTGGAGGTAAATACTTTATGAAGCGTGATTGGTATGCTTTAGTAAATGCCACATTCCTTTCTAACGACGAACAACTATTAAAACTTAGATCTTCAACACAAGGTGGTATTGGTAAATATCTTATTCACTCTAACCGTGTATACTTCTCTACAGGTGCTGGTTTAGCTTGGACTAATGAAAATTATACAGACCCTGCTATTGATACTAAAAACAGTTTAGAAGCCTTTGTGTCTTTAGAATTAAACATGTTTGACTACGACGATATTAGCCTGTTTTCTACTTTTGTAGTTTACCCTAGTTTAACAGAAAGTGATCGTTTAAGAACAGATTTAAACCTTAATTTAAAATACGATTTACCTTTAGACTTTTTTGTTCAACTTGGTTTAACTCATAACTACGACAGTAAACCTATTGCTGGTGCATCTACTACAGATTATATATTTCAAACAACTTTAGGTTGGGAACTTGATTAA
- the ctlX gene encoding citrulline utilization hydrolase CtlX, with product MQHTTNTILMVRPLHFRMNEQTAVNNYYQTAMKGVLPETVNARAQQEFDNFVEKLRAIDVEVIVIHDTEENDTPDSVFPNNWISFHENGTVGLYPMFAENRRLERREDVFDVLEEKGFVINDVLDYTSAEEEGLFLEGTGSLLLDRVNGKAYCALSARADEDLFIEFCEDFDYFPVIFTAYQTVDNERKPIYHTNVMMCLAETFSVICLESIDDKKERKQVLQHLKESGKEVITITESQVEHFAGNMLQVQGEQGELCMVMSSSAYHSLTESQIAKITKHCKIVHSSLDTIEACGGGSARCMMAEVFLPKA from the coding sequence ATGCAACACACTACAAATACCATTTTAATGGTTCGTCCTTTACATTTTAGGATGAATGAACAAACAGCTGTTAATAATTATTACCAAACAGCTATGAAAGGTGTATTACCCGAAACGGTAAATGCAAGAGCACAACAAGAGTTCGATAATTTTGTAGAAAAATTAAGAGCAATAGATGTTGAGGTTATTGTTATTCATGATACTGAAGAAAATGATACGCCAGATTCTGTTTTCCCGAATAACTGGATTTCTTTTCATGAAAACGGAACGGTGGGCTTATATCCAATGTTTGCAGAAAATAGACGTTTAGAACGTCGAGAAGATGTTTTCGATGTCTTAGAAGAAAAAGGTTTTGTAATTAACGATGTGCTTGATTATACAAGTGCCGAAGAAGAGGGACTGTTTCTAGAAGGTACAGGAAGTTTATTGTTAGATCGTGTAAACGGAAAAGCCTATTGCGCATTATCTGCTAGAGCCGATGAAGATTTATTTATAGAATTTTGTGAAGATTTCGACTATTTTCCAGTAATTTTTACAGCGTATCAAACTGTAGACAATGAGAGAAAACCAATCTATCACACTAATGTCATGATGTGTCTTGCAGAAACGTTTTCTGTTATTTGTTTAGAGAGCATAGATGATAAGAAAGAGCGTAAGCAAGTGTTACAACATTTAAAGGAAAGCGGAAAAGAAGTAATAACAATTACAGAATCTCAAGTAGAACATTTTGCAGGAAATATGCTACAAGTCCAAGGCGAACAAGGCGAATTGTGCATGGTTATGAGTAGCTCTGCATATCATTCTTTAACAGAATCTCAAATTGCTAAAATCACTAAACATTGTAAAATTGTACACAGTTCTTTAGATACTATTGAGGCTTGTGGAGGGGGAAGCGCCCGTTGTATGATGGCTGAGGTGTTTTTACCCAAGGCTTAA
- a CDS encoding tRNA (cytidine(34)-2'-O)-methyltransferase → MPLNIVLFEPEIPNNTGNIGRLSLASGSHLHLVKPFGFEIDDKRLKRAGLDYWQHLNVTYYDSIADFFKINENKKMAFLSSHGEKNHWDIDFEDDMFLIFGKESVGLPKDLIKTYKNDLFKIPLFSEHVRSLNLANAVGIVVYEGLKKLS, encoded by the coding sequence ATGCCATTAAATATTGTTCTTTTTGAGCCAGAAATACCAAATAACACCGGAAATATTGGTCGATTAAGTTTGGCATCGGGCTCTCACCTACACCTAGTAAAACCTTTTGGTTTCGAGATAGACGACAAGCGATTAAAACGTGCTGGTTTGGATTATTGGCAACATTTAAATGTGACATATTACGACTCTATAGCTGATTTTTTCAAAATAAATGAAAACAAAAAAATGGCATTTTTATCCAGTCATGGAGAAAAGAATCATTGGGACATCGATTTTGAAGATGATATGTTTCTCATCTTCGGAAAAGAATCTGTTGGTCTTCCTAAAGATCTTATTAAAACATATAAAAACGATCTTTTTAAAATTCCGCTTTTTAGTGAACATGTACGTAGCTTAAACCTTGCAAATGCTGTTGGAATAGTGGTTTACGAAGGCCTAAAAAAATTAAGTTAG
- the trpA gene encoding tryptophan synthase subunit alpha: MNRINQKLQEDKKLLSIYFTAGYPSLNDTVSIIEDLEKNGVDMIEIGLPFSDPLADGPTIQASSTQALKNGMTTAKLFDQLKDIRKTVSIPLVIMGYFNPMLQYGVEAFCKKCQEIGIDGLIIPDLPVNEYKDHYQDTFEKYGLVNVFLITPQTSNERIAFIDDISNGFIYMVSSASVTGSQSGFGDEQTVYFKRISDMNLKTPQIIGFGINNEETFNQATAYTKGAIIGSAFIKYITEHGIKNIGEFTSRIKPHK, encoded by the coding sequence ATGAACAGAATAAATCAAAAGCTCCAAGAAGACAAAAAGTTATTGTCTATATATTTTACCGCTGGATATCCTAGCTTAAACGATACGGTAAGCATCATTGAAGACCTTGAAAAAAACGGTGTAGACATGATAGAAATCGGGTTACCTTTTAGTGATCCTTTGGCCGACGGTCCAACCATTCAAGCTAGTTCTACGCAAGCCTTAAAAAATGGAATGACCACTGCCAAGCTATTCGATCAATTAAAAGACATCAGAAAAACAGTATCAATACCTTTAGTAATTATGGGATATTTCAATCCCATGCTACAATATGGTGTAGAGGCCTTCTGTAAAAAATGTCAAGAGATTGGAATCGACGGATTAATCATTCCTGATTTACCTGTAAACGAATATAAAGACCACTATCAAGACACTTTCGAGAAATACGGATTGGTAAATGTCTTTTTAATCACTCCTCAAACCTCAAATGAGCGTATTGCGTTTATAGACGATATCTCTAACGGATTCATATATATGGTAAGTAGTGCGAGTGTAACCGGAAGTCAGTCTGGATTTGGTGACGAGCAGACCGTTTACTTTAAACGTATTTCTGATATGAATTTAAAAACACCACAAATTATAGGATTCGGAATTAATAATGAAGAAACGTTTAACCAAGCCACAGCCTATACCAAAGGGGCTATTATTGGAAGTGCTTTTATTAAGTATATCACAGAACATGGTATTAAAAACATCGGAGAGTTTACATCTAGAATTAAACCACATAAATAG
- a CDS encoding ion transporter translates to MKEELRLLVEDNTTKKGKLFDYIIQALILLSLIAFSIETLPNISIETIKYLDYFETFCVIIFSIEYLIRVYVAKKPFKYIFSFYGIIDLLAILPFYLKGTLDFRALRAFRVFRIFRALKLIRYNKALHRFHLAAKIVREEIVLFLIVTAIFVFLASAGIYYFENEAQPEVFASIFHSAWWAVVTLTTVGYGDVYPITAGGKIFTFCILIIGVGIVTIPAGLVATSLSKAREIEEKEKESME, encoded by the coding sequence ATGAAAGAGGAATTAAGGCTACTAGTAGAAGATAACACCACTAAAAAAGGAAAGTTATTCGATTATATTATACAGGCCTTAATTTTACTTTCTTTAATAGCTTTTTCTATTGAAACATTGCCTAATATTTCAATAGAAACTATAAAGTATCTAGACTATTTTGAAACGTTTTGCGTAATTATATTTTCAATAGAATATCTAATACGTGTTTATGTTGCCAAAAAGCCATTCAAGTATATCTTCAGTTTTTATGGCATTATCGATTTACTAGCCATTTTACCATTCTACTTAAAAGGAACTTTAGATTTTAGAGCATTACGGGCATTCCGCGTGTTTAGAATATTTAGAGCTTTAAAATTGATTAGATACAATAAAGCATTGCACCGATTTCATTTAGCAGCAAAGATTGTAAGAGAAGAAATTGTACTGTTCTTAATAGTGACAGCTATATTTGTATTTCTTGCTTCTGCAGGTATATATTACTTTGAGAACGAAGCGCAACCCGAAGTTTTTGCGTCTATATTTCACAGTGCATGGTGGGCAGTAGTTACGCTAACAACGGTAGGTTATGGAGATGTTTATCCCATTACGGCAGGAGGGAAAATTTTCACCTTTTGTATTTTGATAATAGGTGTGGGGATTGTAACTATACCAGCAGGATTAGTCGCGACATCATTGTCTAAAGCTCGTGAAATTGAAGAGAAAGAAAAGGAATCTATGGAATAA